Proteins encoded by one window of Channa argus isolate prfri chromosome 1, Channa argus male v1.0, whole genome shotgun sequence:
- the LOC137123458 gene encoding transmembrane protein 42: MFPGVFYALLAGFLGAVASSSAKLSLGADYLKGVCETGLRTWGEQRKFRQADETTACDRLHIPLRLLCGGLLFTCNAVMWTFLAKALRYSSSSTRTTVTTTASNFISSAFLGQLIFGETQITLWWVGISLTFSGLLVLQRVSPQDGQQNTVTRKDN; encoded by the exons ATGTTCCCAGGGGTTTTCTATGCACTGCTGGCGGGTTTTCTTGGGGCCGTGGCGTCGTCTTCGGCCAAACTGTCCCTCGGAGCCGACTACCTGAAGGGAGTCTGTGAAACCGGACTCCGGACGTGGGGAGAGCAACGGAAATTTCGACAAGCGGACGAAACTACCGCCTGTGACCGG ctcCACATCCCTCTGAGGCTGCTGTGTGGTGGGCTGCTTTTCACCTGCAATGCTGTGATGTGGACCTTCCTTGCTAAAGCACTCAGgtactcctcttcctccacccgCACCACTGTGACCACCACAGCCTCCAACTTCATATCTTCC GCCTTCCTGGGGCAGCTGATCTTCGGTGAAACCCAGATAACGTTGTGGTGGGTTGGGATCTCCCTGACCTTCTCGGGGCTGTTGGTACTGCAGAGGGTTTCTCCACAGGATGGACAACAGAACACAGTGACCAGGAAGGATAATTAA